In Thermocrinis minervae, a single genomic region encodes these proteins:
- a CDS encoding bifunctional heptose 7-phosphate kinase/heptose 1-phosphate adenyltransferase gives MHLNKEKLIKLFEKFKGLKVLVVGDIILDRYLFGEVERISPEAPVPVVDVRREEFRLGGAGNVANNLRALGAEVFLVGVLGQDYGMHIVKGFLKEKGIHDLTVVDPERPTTEKTRVVAVSQQLLRIDREERKKIEGKVLQKVLEALDTDCAGVVVSDYNKGVVCKELMDRIREKNVPFFVDPRPQNKDLYTDAYLMTPNEKEALSMGRGRTLEELGWNLKESLRLKNLAITLGPKGIAFFSERMEVFPAKARQVYDVTGAGDTVISAMSACMLVGEDHATACEFANLCAGVVVGKLGTAVVSMEELLEYFQEGQAV, from the coding sequence ATGCATTTAAACAAAGAAAAGCTTATCAAACTCTTTGAAAAGTTCAAAGGTTTAAAAGTTCTCGTCGTGGGAGACATCATCCTAGACAGGTACCTTTTTGGAGAGGTGGAGAGGATTTCTCCCGAAGCACCAGTACCCGTAGTAGACGTTAGAAGAGAAGAGTTCAGGCTTGGAGGAGCTGGTAACGTGGCCAACAACTTGAGAGCTCTAGGCGCTGAAGTTTTCCTGGTTGGTGTCCTTGGACAAGATTACGGGATGCACATAGTAAAGGGCTTTCTCAAAGAGAAGGGTATTCACGACCTTACGGTTGTGGATCCGGAAAGGCCAACCACCGAAAAGACGAGGGTAGTGGCTGTTTCTCAACAGCTTTTGAGAATAGACAGGGAGGAAAGGAAGAAGATAGAGGGTAAAGTTCTACAAAAGGTTTTGGAGGCTTTGGACACTGACTGCGCGGGTGTTGTTGTCTCTGACTACAACAAGGGAGTGGTGTGCAAAGAGCTCATGGACAGGATAAGAGAAAAGAATGTTCCCTTCTTTGTAGATCCAAGGCCTCAAAACAAAGACCTGTACACTGATGCCTACCTTATGACTCCTAACGAAAAGGAAGCCCTGAGTATGGGCAGGGGGAGAACTCTAGAGGAGCTAGGATGGAACCTAAAGGAATCTCTTAGGCTTAAGAACCTTGCCATTACCTTAGGGCCTAAAGGTATAGCCTTCTTTTCAGAGAGAATGGAGGTGTTTCCAGCAAAAGCCAGGCAGGTTTACGACGTTACAGGGGCTGGAGACACGGTTATATCTGCCATGAGCGCATGCATGCTCGTAGGAGAGGATCACGCCACTGCCTGTGAGTTTGCAAACCTGTGTGCAGGGGTTGTAGTGGGCAAGCTTGGTACGGCTGTAGTAAGTATGGAGGAGCTTCTTGAGTACTTCCAAGAAGGGCAGGCTGTTTGA
- a CDS encoding YraN family protein, whose product MSTSKKGRLFEELAVRYLESLGYRILCRNYHCRYSEIDIVAQDGSCLVFVEVKGSNTSCDPLEKVDKRKVQRLLACAEMFLQNHPADECRVDIIVVHKGRLSHIKGVELF is encoded by the coding sequence TTGAGTACTTCCAAGAAGGGCAGGCTGTTTGAAGAGTTAGCCGTTAGGTATCTAGAGAGTCTTGGCTACAGGATACTTTGCAGGAACTACCACTGCAGGTACTCGGAGATAGACATAGTGGCTCAAGATGGAAGCTGCCTTGTTTTCGTAGAAGTGAAGGGATCTAACACCAGCTGTGACCCTCTTGAAAAAGTAGATAAAAGGAAGGTGCAGAGGTTACTTGCGTGCGCCGAGATGTTTCTTCAGAACCACCCTGCCGACGAGTGCAGGGTGGACATAATAGTCGTACATAAGGGAAGGCTAAGTCACATAAAGGGCGTTGAGTTATTCTAA
- a CDS encoding KH domain-containing protein, with protein MSQLRDIVEITAKSLVDNPDKVNVVEIEGEKTVVIELRVEPSDLGKVIGKQGRIARALRTILSSMGRKLNKRVVLEILE; from the coding sequence ATGAGCCAACTGAGGGACATCGTAGAAATAACCGCCAAATCTTTGGTGGACAACCCAGATAAGGTTAACGTTGTAGAGATAGAAGGAGAAAAGACCGTAGTAATAGAACTTAGGGTCGAGCCTTCTGACCTGGGTAAGGTTATAGGCAAGCAGGGAAGGATAGCAAGGGCTCTTAGGACCATACTGTCTTCCATGGGAAGGAAGCTAAACAAAAGGGTAGTTCTGGAGATATTAGAATAA
- the rpsP gene encoding 30S ribosomal protein S16, whose translation MAVRIRLARFGKRHHPIYRIVVMDSRSPRESRYIDILGTYDPVNKKIIEIKPEKVKEWLSKGAEVTDRAKSILKLAQIL comes from the coding sequence ATGGCGGTAAGGATAAGGCTTGCACGCTTCGGTAAAAGGCACCATCCCATATACAGGATAGTGGTGATGGATTCTAGATCTCCAAGAGAGAGTAGGTACATAGACATTTTGGGTACTTATGACCCTGTAAACAAAAAGATCATAGAGATAAAGCCTGAAAAGGTAAAGGAATGGCTTTCTAAGGGTGCAGAGGTTACTGACAGGGCAAAAAGCATACTGAAGCTTGCTCAAATACTCTAA
- the folD gene encoding bifunctional methylenetetrahydrofolate dehydrogenase/methenyltetrahydrofolate cyclohydrolase FolD — MEKGVSPIILDGKALSKKIKDQISQKVNAYVSEGFRRPCLAVILVGNDPASQVYVNNKRKSCQEVGIESLLFHLPENTRTEELLDLIAELNSRQDVDGILVQLPLPKHIDQHEIILSISPYKDVDGFHPMNMGKLVARIEDGFVPCTPLGIDLLLKEYGIDPKGKEVVIVGAGFIVGRPLAMLMLWRDATVSVCHIHTRDIKEHTLRADILISATGVPHLIKAHMVKEGVIVIDVGISKLDGKIVGDVDFEEVKHKAYAITPVPGGVGPMTVASLLLNTLKAYEKYGIIKSQS; from the coding sequence ATGGAAAAGGGTGTAAGTCCCATCATACTTGATGGGAAGGCTCTCTCAAAGAAGATAAAGGATCAGATAAGTCAGAAGGTAAATGCATACGTATCTGAAGGCTTTAGAAGACCATGTCTTGCGGTTATCTTGGTGGGTAACGATCCTGCTAGCCAGGTGTACGTAAACAACAAAAGAAAATCCTGCCAAGAAGTAGGTATAGAATCCTTACTTTTTCACCTTCCTGAAAATACAAGGACAGAAGAGCTTCTGGACCTAATAGCGGAGCTAAACAGTAGGCAGGATGTAGACGGCATACTAGTCCAGCTTCCTCTACCCAAGCATATAGATCAGCATGAGATCATCCTTTCTATATCTCCCTACAAAGATGTGGACGGTTTTCATCCCATGAATATGGGCAAGTTGGTAGCCAGGATAGAGGACGGGTTTGTACCTTGTACTCCCCTGGGTATAGACCTACTTTTGAAGGAGTACGGTATAGATCCAAAAGGTAAAGAGGTTGTTATAGTAGGAGCCGGGTTTATAGTAGGAAGACCCCTTGCCATGCTCATGCTCTGGAGAGATGCCACTGTAAGCGTCTGCCATATACATACAAGGGATATAAAGGAACACACCCTAAGGGCTGACATACTAATATCGGCTACAGGAGTCCCACACCTCATAAAGGCCCACATGGTAAAAGAAGGAGTTATAGTCATAGACGTGGGTATATCAAAGCTTGATGGAAAGATAGTGGGTGATGTGGACTTTGAAGAGGTAAAGCATAAGGCCTATGCTATAACACCAGTGCCAGGCGGCGTAGGACCAATGACTGTGGCAAGCCTACTTCTTAACACCCTAAAAGCTTATGAAAAGTATGGTATAATAAAAAGTCAGTCTTGA
- the cysS gene encoding cysteine--tRNA ligase: MSIRIYNTLSGRVEEFVPIDPPHVKIYTCGVTVYDDSHVGHGRSLIVFDTLRRYLEYLGYRVRFVRNFTDVDDKIINKAKQENTDFMTIANRYIARYYIDMENIRVRPADVEPRVTEHIPEIIQLIQRLIEKGHAYESGGDVYFSIKSFPEYGKLSKRSLEEMEAGARVEPSEKKRDPLDFALWKSAKAGEPAWDSPWGPGRPGWHTECVAMIFKHLGETIDIHGGGLDLIFPHHENEIAQAEAITGKPFARYWVHNGLVTVGGQKMSKSLGNYITLREVYTKYHPDILRLLVLFTHYRSPLDFSWEKMEETKRAYERIKNALLDLEVIKSLPLEEKTHPTDLYERVKQAQERFFSDLSDDFNTPSALSHIFSLVGDLNRIKNTVFERKFVYRSELEAYKFAVETIRKNLQGIFGLFEDLYQEKPVERVVYEELEAGRVLDDKLIQLLIHVRDMARKEKVYSIADYIRDQLKTLGIVLEDTPAGTRWKRV, translated from the coding sequence ATGAGCATAAGGATATACAACACCCTCAGCGGTAGAGTTGAAGAGTTTGTCCCTATTGATCCGCCACACGTGAAAATCTACACGTGCGGCGTTACCGTCTACGATGATTCTCATGTAGGACACGGTAGAAGCCTTATAGTCTTTGACACCCTCAGGCGATACTTAGAGTATCTTGGTTATAGAGTTAGGTTTGTCAGGAACTTTACGGATGTAGATGACAAGATAATAAATAAGGCCAAGCAGGAGAATACAGACTTTATGACCATAGCCAACAGGTACATAGCCAGGTACTACATAGACATGGAGAACATAAGAGTTAGGCCTGCTGATGTAGAACCGAGGGTTACAGAACATATACCTGAGATAATCCAACTTATCCAAAGGCTCATAGAAAAGGGACATGCCTACGAGTCTGGTGGAGACGTGTACTTTTCCATAAAGTCTTTCCCAGAGTATGGAAAGCTTTCCAAAAGGAGTCTGGAGGAGATGGAGGCTGGGGCTAGAGTAGAACCTTCAGAGAAGAAGAGGGATCCCCTTGACTTTGCACTGTGGAAGTCTGCAAAGGCAGGAGAGCCTGCATGGGATTCTCCCTGGGGTCCAGGAAGGCCAGGCTGGCACACAGAATGCGTGGCAATGATCTTTAAGCATCTTGGAGAGACCATAGACATACACGGGGGTGGTCTTGACCTCATCTTCCCACACCACGAGAACGAAATAGCCCAGGCCGAGGCCATCACAGGAAAACCCTTTGCCAGGTACTGGGTACATAATGGCCTTGTGACTGTGGGTGGACAGAAGATGTCTAAATCTTTGGGAAACTATATAACTCTCCGTGAGGTTTACACCAAGTATCATCCGGATATACTAAGGCTTTTGGTCCTTTTTACTCATTACAGGAGTCCCTTAGACTTTTCGTGGGAGAAGATGGAGGAGACAAAAAGAGCATACGAGAGGATCAAGAACGCCCTCCTTGACCTTGAGGTTATAAAGTCCTTACCTCTGGAAGAAAAAACCCATCCTACAGATCTGTATGAAAGAGTAAAGCAGGCCCAAGAAAGGTTCTTTTCAGACCTAAGCGACGACTTTAACACACCTTCAGCCCTTTCACACATCTTTTCTCTAGTGGGGGATCTAAACAGGATAAAGAACACTGTCTTTGAGAGGAAGTTTGTGTATAGGTCAGAACTTGAGGCATACAAGTTTGCCGTTGAAACCATAAGGAAAAACCTTCAAGGCATATTCGGACTCTTCGAAGATCTATACCAAGAAAAGCCTGTAGAGAGGGTAGTATACGAAGAGTTAGAGGCTGGAAGGGTTCTAGATGATAAACTCATCCAGCTTCTTATACATGTAAGGGATATGGCAAGGAAGGAAAAGGTCTATTCCATAGCTGACTATATAAGGGATCAGTTAAAAACCCTTGGAATAGTCTTAGAAGACACGCCTGCAGGTACAAGATGGAAAAGGGTGTAA
- the panD gene encoding aspartate 1-decarboxylase, which yields MHRFMLKSKVHRARVTGAELHYEGSLSLDSAIMEAANLLPYERVDIYNVSNGQRFSTYVIPAPAHSGEVRLNGAAARLGAVGDIIIIASYGLFEEKELENFKPYLVYVDENNRIMKVKRQMEEEVFFAKGI from the coding sequence ATGCACAGGTTTATGCTGAAGTCAAAAGTCCACAGGGCCAGGGTTACTGGGGCTGAACTTCACTACGAAGGAAGCCTTTCCTTGGACTCTGCCATAATGGAGGCTGCCAACTTATTGCCCTACGAGAGAGTGGATATATACAACGTGAGCAATGGACAGAGGTTTTCCACTTACGTAATACCGGCACCTGCACACTCAGGGGAAGTACGCCTTAATGGTGCAGCAGCAAGGTTGGGAGCCGTCGGAGACATCATCATAATAGCCTCGTATGGGCTTTTTGAAGAAAAGGAACTAGAAAACTTCAAACCCTACCTGGTATACGTAGATGAGAACAACAGGATAATGAAGGTAAAAAGGCAGATGGAGGAGGAAGTTTTCTTTGCTAAGGGTATTTAA
- the tilS gene encoding tRNA lysidine(34) synthetase TilS, translating into MSEKGYSSLLRKVVSLQREKRLIPEGSRVLVAFSGGPDSVALTLALLMLKEFLKLSDVALVHVNHGIRETSIRDEEFSIEFAKRKKLRIYVERLQVKEISKERGENLEAVAREERYKVLRRIKSTEGFDLIATAHHLNDLVETILLWMVRGCGLEGLLGFEERQDDVVRPLYRVKREEILEFLTQLKEDWVLDESNLDLSIARNRIRYMVIPELKKINPSLEESFLRMRELLKTDQDFIDQNLQEVKKKVLKEGSIDRRAFLKLHPALQKRLIMELYGLKDSRRVQQTINRIKKGSI; encoded by the coding sequence ATGTCAGAAAAAGGTTACTCCAGTCTGCTTAGGAAGGTAGTAAGCCTCCAAAGAGAGAAGAGGCTTATACCAGAAGGAAGCAGGGTACTGGTAGCCTTCTCTGGTGGTCCCGACTCGGTAGCCCTAACCTTGGCCCTGCTGATGTTGAAGGAGTTTTTAAAACTTTCAGATGTAGCCCTTGTTCATGTGAACCATGGCATAAGGGAGACCTCCATAAGAGACGAGGAATTCAGCATTGAGTTTGCCAAAAGGAAGAAGCTCAGAATATACGTTGAAAGACTACAAGTAAAGGAGATTTCAAAGGAGAGGGGAGAAAACCTAGAGGCTGTGGCTAGAGAAGAAAGGTACAAGGTCCTAAGGAGGATAAAGAGTACGGAGGGCTTTGACCTTATAGCTACGGCTCATCACCTCAACGACCTTGTGGAGACCATCCTCCTATGGATGGTAAGGGGTTGCGGCCTTGAAGGACTTTTAGGCTTTGAAGAAAGACAGGATGATGTAGTTAGACCTCTTTACAGAGTAAAAAGAGAAGAGATACTGGAGTTCCTCACACAGCTAAAGGAAGATTGGGTGCTTGATGAAAGCAATCTGGATCTTTCCATCGCAAGAAACCGCATAAGGTACATGGTGATACCAGAGCTAAAAAAGATAAATCCAAGCTTAGAAGAATCCTTTTTACGCATGAGAGAACTTCTCAAAACGGACCAAGATTTCATAGACCAAAACCTGCAAGAGGTAAAAAAGAAGGTCCTAAAGGAGGGTTCTATAGACAGACGGGCTTTTCTAAAGCTACATCCTGCTCTCCAAAAAAGGCTAATCATGGAACTTTATGGCCTTAAGGACTCAAGAAGGGTACAACAGACGATAAACAGGATAAAAAAGGGTTCCATCTAG
- a CDS encoding (2Fe-2S)-binding protein gives MELKVNGKVYVLKVAEDTPLLWAIREHLGFTGTKFGCGKGICGACTVLVDGEPTRSCITPISAVRGKNITTIEGIPSSHPIKRAWIELQVPQCGYCQPGQIVEAYALLSKNPRASKEEIVKVMSSHLCRCGTYNRILKAIQRAQQLIEVKA, from the coding sequence ATGGAGCTTAAGGTAAACGGAAAGGTTTACGTCTTGAAAGTAGCAGAGGACACACCACTACTCTGGGCCATAAGAGAGCATCTTGGGTTCACCGGAACCAAGTTTGGATGTGGGAAAGGTATATGTGGGGCATGTACTGTTCTAGTAGATGGCGAACCTACACGGTCATGCATAACACCCATATCAGCCGTCAGGGGCAAGAATATCACTACCATAGAAGGGATTCCCTCAAGCCATCCCATAAAGAGAGCATGGATAGAACTACAAGTCCCTCAGTGTGGATACTGCCAACCTGGACAGATAGTGGAAGCTTATGCTTTGCTAAGTAAAAACCCAAGGGCTAGCAAGGAGGAGATAGTAAAGGTCATGTCTTCTCATTTGTGCAGATGTGGTACCTACAACAGAATATTGAAGGCTATACAAAGGGCCCAACAGCTTATTGAGGTGAAAGCATGA
- a CDS encoding xanthine dehydrogenase family protein molybdopterin-binding subunit, with product MITRRGFLKAGVSGLGLFFTEGGVKVLKAFQSDVLKPFAWANITRDNYLVVVSNKSEMGQGVHTGLSMLVADELNFPWERVRVQTAPAGEIYIDRKMGSQLTGGSTSLRNMHTHYRLLGATIREMLLLAASSSWKVPKESLRIDKGYVTDGKRKVSCGELWEIAIKLPVPQNPRLKTPKEFIYIGKNVPRIDVPEKVEGKAIFGIDVRLDGMVYALVERPPSFGSKLLSYDVSKAKKVDGFISAFPISTGLAICANSFESALKARQNIEVSWSKSPIQDFDDEKLKDFFLSKLQTKGQVARREGDPERVIQNSGKKVEAVYLLPYLYHATLEPMNCVAYVKEDECIVYAPIQGQTFALNLARSITGLPEDRIKIYTTYLGGGFGRKAQALFVGEAIEISKKLRKPVKLVYTREDDVKSGYYRPMNATLLRGAVDDKGKVSSLYFKIAVQSVFEWAGRPSPIDRAAVEGLENIPYQIPNLHVEYVKVDLPVSVWFWRSVGSTHNAFTLETFIDRLAKVAGRDPVDLRLELLKDPRAKKVVEVAAEKGGWGKKSNLGLAYHYSFGSHVAQVAEVSFDEKNSELKVHKVVCAIDLGPFVIHPGLVISQVEGAIMMGLSAALKEGVKFSNGGPSNLNFDTYPLLTMDEAPEVEVYIVKGDGPMGGVGEPGLPPVAPAVANALLWGYGIEVNQLPMTPDVLKSAISRR from the coding sequence ATGATAACAAGAAGAGGTTTTCTAAAGGCTGGCGTTTCGGGTCTGGGTCTATTCTTTACAGAAGGCGGCGTTAAAGTACTCAAAGCTTTTCAGAGTGATGTGCTAAAGCCCTTTGCATGGGCAAACATCACCCGCGACAACTACCTGGTAGTCGTCTCAAACAAGTCTGAGATGGGACAAGGAGTACACACGGGATTATCCATGCTTGTGGCAGACGAGCTTAACTTCCCATGGGAGAGAGTAAGAGTACAGACGGCACCAGCTGGAGAGATTTACATAGACAGGAAGATGGGGTCTCAGTTGACGGGTGGTAGTACGAGCCTCAGAAACATGCACACCCACTACAGACTTCTTGGGGCTACCATTAGAGAAATGCTCCTTCTAGCTGCCTCATCCTCGTGGAAGGTTCCCAAGGAAAGCCTAAGAATAGACAAAGGTTATGTAACCGATGGCAAAAGGAAGGTAAGCTGCGGAGAGCTATGGGAGATAGCCATAAAACTACCAGTACCTCAAAACCCTAGGCTAAAGACACCAAAGGAGTTTATATACATAGGTAAGAATGTCCCAAGGATAGACGTCCCCGAGAAGGTAGAAGGAAAGGCCATCTTCGGCATAGACGTTAGACTTGATGGTATGGTCTACGCACTAGTAGAAAGGCCCCCGTCCTTTGGGTCAAAACTTCTCAGCTATGATGTATCCAAAGCCAAAAAGGTAGATGGATTCATCTCAGCCTTTCCTATATCCACAGGGTTGGCCATATGTGCCAATAGCTTTGAAAGTGCTCTAAAGGCCAGACAAAACATAGAAGTCTCCTGGAGTAAGAGTCCGATACAAGATTTTGATGACGAGAAATTAAAGGATTTCTTCCTGAGCAAGCTGCAGACTAAGGGTCAAGTAGCTAGGAGGGAAGGAGATCCCGAAAGAGTTATACAGAACTCTGGAAAGAAGGTAGAGGCTGTATACCTACTCCCCTACCTTTACCATGCAACCCTTGAGCCTATGAATTGCGTAGCCTATGTAAAGGAGGATGAGTGTATAGTGTACGCCCCAATCCAAGGACAGACCTTTGCCTTGAACCTTGCAAGGAGCATAACAGGACTACCCGAGGACAGGATAAAGATATACACCACTTATTTGGGTGGTGGTTTTGGTAGAAAGGCTCAAGCTCTCTTTGTGGGTGAAGCCATAGAGATATCAAAGAAGTTGAGAAAGCCTGTAAAGCTTGTGTACACCAGGGAAGATGATGTAAAGTCTGGGTACTACAGACCTATGAACGCTACCCTGCTTAGGGGAGCTGTAGATGATAAAGGAAAAGTCTCATCCCTCTACTTTAAGATAGCAGTCCAGTCGGTGTTTGAATGGGCTGGACGGCCTTCGCCTATAGACAGGGCGGCCGTTGAAGGCTTGGAAAACATACCCTACCAGATACCCAACCTACATGTTGAGTACGTCAAGGTTGATCTCCCCGTAAGCGTGTGGTTTTGGAGGTCTGTAGGAAGTACCCATAACGCTTTCACCCTTGAAACCTTTATAGACAGGCTAGCAAAGGTTGCAGGAAGGGACCCAGTGGACCTAAGGCTTGAGCTCTTAAAAGATCCAAGAGCCAAAAAGGTGGTGGAAGTTGCCGCTGAGAAGGGTGGATGGGGTAAAAAATCAAACCTTGGTCTTGCATACCACTACTCCTTTGGATCGCACGTGGCACAGGTAGCAGAAGTTTCCTTTGATGAAAAGAATAGTGAGCTAAAGGTACATAAGGTAGTTTGTGCCATAGATCTTGGTCCCTTTGTTATACACCCAGGCCTTGTTATCTCACAGGTAGAAGGAGCCATTATGATGGGGCTTAGCGCGGCCCTAAAGGAAGGAGTGAAATTTTCCAACGGTGGTCCTTCAAACCTAAACTTTGATACGTACCCCTTGCTCACCATGGACGAAGCTCCAGAGGTAGAAGTTTACATAGTGAAGGGTGACGGTCCTATGGGTGGTGTAGGTGAACCTGGTCTTCCACCTGTAGCTCCAGCCGTGGCAAACGCTCTACTCTGGGGGTACGGAATAGAAGTCAACCAGCTACCCATGACTCCAGATGTGCTAAAATCAGCAATCTCAAGGAGGTAG
- a CDS encoding DsbC family protein has protein sequence MLRKFIWIGLFALASCQSVAGTCPDKSKIESVVKEFTNSPVEVSAVRPAKVKGLCEVVIKMGAQPVVFYTDSKMEYLILGNLVSVKEKKSITEETKKEFSKVSQNVLDELSKHTDITYGKGDKYIYFITDPDCPFCKRSESIVKEWADKNGVQIRVILFPLPIHPDAFNKSVALVCEKRSFEDYINRNFGNTQCEDGKKKIQENLDFLANKLGVRGTPTFIGMNGKIHSGVPAQEDLNSLIR, from the coding sequence ATGCTTAGAAAGTTCATTTGGATAGGTCTTTTTGCTTTGGCCAGCTGTCAGAGTGTGGCTGGCACATGCCCAGACAAATCAAAAATAGAGAGCGTGGTAAAGGAGTTTACAAACAGCCCTGTAGAGGTTTCCGCCGTGAGGCCGGCTAAGGTAAAAGGTCTCTGTGAAGTGGTCATAAAGATGGGTGCCCAGCCGGTAGTCTTCTACACAGACAGCAAGATGGAATACCTCATCCTAGGCAATCTTGTAAGTGTAAAGGAGAAAAAGAGCATAACAGAGGAAACCAAGAAGGAGTTTTCGAAGGTATCCCAGAACGTTCTCGACGAGCTTTCAAAGCATACTGACATAACCTACGGCAAGGGTGATAAGTACATCTACTTTATTACAGATCCAGACTGTCCCTTCTGTAAGAGGTCAGAGTCCATAGTGAAAGAGTGGGCCGACAAAAACGGCGTACAGATAAGAGTGATCCTCTTCCCACTTCCCATACATCCCGACGCCTTCAACAAGTCTGTGGCTTTGGTATGCGAGAAAAGATCTTTTGAGGATTACATAAACAGAAACTTTGGTAACACCCAGTGTGAGGATGGTAAAAAGAAAATCCAAGAAAACTTAGACTTCTTGGCCAACAAGCTTGGCGTCAGGGGAACACCTACCTTTATAGGCATGAACGGCAAGATACACTCGGGAGTACCCGCACAGGAAGATTTAAACAGCCTCATAAGATGA
- the bioF gene encoding 8-amino-7-oxononanoate synthase: protein MKDLWKELRGLKELNLYRQRRLREGVKDFCSNDYLALRNHPEVVEEAIRVLREEGLGSGASQLVSGYSRYHMALEEDLAGFKGTECCVLFGSGYLANLGAIGALVGEKDVIFSDELNHASIIDGCRLSKAKVIVFKHRDYKHLEELLKEHRKNYRRALIISDSVFSMDGDIADLRELNRLAKEYDAILYLDEAHATGVLGTTGKGILEEFSQGWEGHMIIMGTLSKALGSYGAFVCGSKILCEYLVNKARSLIFSTSLPPSVCAGARKALEIIRREPQRIKRLKELTLYVYNRLKELHLDVLFYGTPIIPIMLYEEKKALEVSRALLEDGLFIQAIRYPTVPLKKARLRLTVSLNYTQEDVEILLSSLSKHLS from the coding sequence ATGAAAGACCTCTGGAAAGAGTTAAGGGGTCTAAAGGAGCTAAACCTCTACAGGCAGAGAAGGCTGAGAGAGGGAGTAAAGGACTTTTGTTCTAACGACTACCTTGCCCTCAGAAACCACCCAGAAGTAGTGGAAGAGGCAATAAGAGTACTGAGGGAGGAGGGTCTTGGGTCTGGGGCAAGCCAGCTAGTGTCTGGTTACAGTAGGTACCATATGGCTTTAGAGGAAGACTTAGCAGGATTTAAAGGTACCGAATGCTGCGTGCTCTTTGGTTCTGGTTACCTTGCCAACCTAGGAGCTATAGGAGCTCTAGTAGGAGAGAAGGATGTTATCTTCAGCGATGAATTAAACCATGCGAGTATAATAGATGGCTGTAGGCTTTCCAAAGCCAAAGTCATAGTCTTTAAGCATAGGGACTACAAACACCTAGAGGAGCTCCTCAAAGAACACAGAAAAAACTACAGGCGAGCACTCATAATCTCAGATAGTGTTTTCAGTATGGACGGAGACATAGCAGATCTAAGGGAACTGAACAGGCTAGCAAAAGAGTATGACGCTATACTTTATCTGGATGAGGCTCATGCCACAGGAGTTTTGGGTACCACCGGGAAGGGCATACTGGAGGAGTTTTCCCAGGGATGGGAAGGGCATATGATAATCATGGGGACCCTTTCAAAGGCCTTAGGGTCGTATGGTGCCTTCGTTTGCGGCAGCAAGATCTTATGCGAATACCTGGTAAACAAAGCCAGGAGTCTTATCTTTTCCACATCTTTACCGCCGAGTGTGTGTGCAGGAGCAAGAAAGGCATTGGAGATAATAAGAAGAGAGCCACAGAGGATAAAAAGGCTAAAGGAGTTAACCCTCTATGTGTATAACAGACTAAAGGAGCTACATTTGGACGTGCTCTTTTATGGCACACCCATAATACCCATCATGCTTTATGAAGAAAAGAAGGCCCTGGAGGTATCCAGAGCCCTGCTTGAGGATGGCCTGTTCATACAGGCCATAAGGTACCCTACTGTTCCTCTAAAGAAGGCAAGGCTAAGGCTTACAGTCAGCCTTAACTACACACAGGAAGATGTGGAGATTCTGCTCAGCTCCCTAAGTAAGCACCTATCTTAA
- a CDS encoding YMGG-like glycine zipper-containing protein, with translation MVKKVALFMTGVVFSAGLYSCVEVSSQQTYQGAAVGAAVGAAAGALIDKNNRWRGGAIGAALGAILGGTITEIAQRASKEAAMQNRPVSYVSEDGRQKVYAEPVASSGNCKIVRTTYYQDGKPVKTEEKPVCP, from the coding sequence ATGGTTAAGAAAGTAGCTTTGTTTATGACTGGTGTGGTATTTTCGGCAGGTCTTTACTCTTGCGTTGAGGTATCTTCTCAACAAACCTATCAGGGTGCTGCTGTTGGTGCTGCTGTTGGTGCTGCTGCAGGCGCGCTTATAGATAAGAACAACAGGTGGCGTGGTGGTGCTATAGGTGCAGCCCTAGGTGCAATACTTGGTGGAACCATAACGGAGATAGCTCAGAGGGCAAGCAAAGAGGCTGCAATGCAAAACAGACCTGTTAGCTACGTTTCTGAAGATGGCAGACAGAAGGTATACGCTGAGCCTGTAGCAAGCAGTGGGAACTGTAAGATAGTCAGGACCACTTACTACCAAGACGGAAAACCTGTAAAGACAGAAGAGAAGCCAGTCTGCCCTTAA